One window of the Strix uralensis isolate ZFMK-TIS-50842 chromosome 3, bStrUra1, whole genome shotgun sequence genome contains the following:
- the RAB23 gene encoding ras-related protein Rab-23 isoform X5, translating to MLWDTAGQEEFDAITKAYYRGAQACVLVFSTTDRESFKAIPTWKEKVVTEVGDIPTVLVQNKIDLLDDSCIKKILRIFQRKSKITFELLLYSCEEAEALAKKLKLRFYRASVKEDLNVTEVFKYLADKYLQRLKQQTAEDPELVHTSSNKIGVFNTAGGSHSNQNSSTLNGGDVINLRPNKQRTKKNRSPFSNCSIL from the exons GAGCCCAGGCTTGTGTTCTTGTGTTTTCTACAACTGACAGAGAGTCCTTCAAAGCAATCCCTACCTGGAAGGAAAAAGTTGTGACTGAAGTTGGAGACATCCCCACAGTTCTTGTGCAGAATAAGATTGATCTTCTTGATGACTCATGCATAAAGAA AATACTGaggatttttcaaaggaaaagcaaaattacatttGAACTCCTCCTTTATTCATG TGAAGAGGCAGAAGCACTGGCAAAAAAGCTAAAGTTAAGGTTCTACCGAGCATCTGTGAAGGAAGACCTAAACGTAACTGAAG TTTTTAAGTATTTGGCTGATAAATATCTTCAAAGGCTCAAGCAACAAACAGCTGAAGATCCAGAACTAGTACATACAAGCAGTAACAAGATTG GTGTTTTTAATACAGCTGGTGGAAGTCACTCCAACCAAAATTCTAGCACTCTTAATGGTGGAGATGTCATCAACCTTAGACCAAACAAACAGAGgaccaagaaaaacagaagtcctTTTAGCAACTGCAGCATACTTTAG